In Thamnophis elegans isolate rThaEle1 chromosome 4, rThaEle1.pri, whole genome shotgun sequence, the following proteins share a genomic window:
- the LOC116507796 gene encoding LOW QUALITY PROTEIN: mRNA decay activator protein ZFP36-like (The sequence of the model RefSeq protein was modified relative to this genomic sequence to represent the inferred CDS: substituted 1 base at 1 genomic stop codon), giving the protein MSSILDVRNLYQNLINLLLSEELDMPTSAFSCGRSAXSSEAALLGGGASAVWSLRSPWRPKGEQLQPQLRPDRSVILIEGKAAQPPPLPGFPPLKPPGTLASSSRYKTELCRTFSKSDCCKYGTKCQFAYSSSELRSISRHPKYKTELCHKFYLHGECPYGSRSHFIHFPEEAQVFGSHRGTSPHLLRQSVSFSGVPSASCTSPLLGLPDPASFTRAPSVSPPPASAELLSPAFKHLNLDPITLVASFRDLLAPTPYDCGPCPANTSVHALNRE; this is encoded by the exons ATGAGTTCCATTCTGGACGTCCGTAACCTCTACCAGAACCTGATCAACCTCTTGCTGAGCGAAGAGCTGGACATGCCCACCTCCGCCTTCTCCTGCGGCCGCTCGGCCTGATCCTCCGAGGCGGCGCTGCTGGGCGGCGGGGCCTCAGCAGTGTGGTCGCTGCGCAGCCCCTGGAGGCCCAAGGGCGAGCAGCTGCAGCCCCAGCTGCGCCCGGACCGCTCGGTCATCCTGATTGAAGGCAAGGCGGCCCAGCCGCCTCCGCTGCCGGGCTTCCCGCCTCTCAAGCCGCCAGGCACACTGGCCTCGTCGTCCCGCTACAAGACGGAGCTGTGTCGCACCTTCAGCAAGAGCGACTGCTGCAAGTACGGCACCAAGTGCCAGTTCGCCTACAGCTCATCCGAGCTGCGCTCCATCAGCCGCCATCCCAAGTATAAGACGGAGCTGTGCCACAAGTTCTACCTGCACGGCGAGTGTCCCTACGGCTCCCGCTCCCACTTCATCCACTTCCCTGAGGAGGCACAGGTCTTCGGCAGCCACAGGGGCACCTCCCCGCACCTCCTGCGCCAGAGCGTCAGTTTTTCCGGTGTGCCCAGCGCCAGCTGCACCTCCCCGCTGCTCGGCTTGCCCGACCCAGCCTCCTTCACCCGGGCACCTTCCGTCTCGCCCCCGCCCGCCTCCGCCGAGCTTCTCTCGCCCGCCTTCAAGCACCTCAACCTGGACCCGATCACCCTGGTGGCCTCCTTCAGGGACTTGCTGGCGCCGACCCCT TATGATTGTGGTCCATGTCCAGCCAACACATCTGTCCATGCTTTAAATCgggagtag